The Chryseobacterium indicum genome includes a window with the following:
- the recQ gene encoding DNA helicase RecQ, producing the protein MSAKKANLSGELKKYFGFSTFKGQQEQIIENLLNGKDIFVLMPTGGGKSLCYQLPALISEGTAIVVSPLIALMKNQVDAVNGLSSDDGVAHVLNSSLNKTQTKQVFDDIKSGKTKLLYVAPESLIKEDYLDFLKDVKISFFAIDEAHCISEWGHDFRPEYRNLKSIIDKIADVPVIALTATATPKVQDDIQKTLGMTNALVFKESFNRPNLYYEVQPKVNVDKEIVKFISQNKGKSGIVYCLSRRKVEEFAQLLQVNGVNALPYHAGLDQKIRVANQDKFLMEEVDVIVATIAFGMGIDKPDVRFVIHYDFPKSLESYYQETGRAGRDGGEGHCLAFYDPKDIEKLEKFLAQKPVSEREIGLQLLNEVVGYAETSMSRRQYILYYFGENFDPINGDGAKMCDNSSNPPKLKDATDDLRKVLELINDTGEKFKAKDLISVIAGKETAVTKSYKLEQTSYFGFGKEEKDNHWKTILRQATVQNFLQKDIETYGVLKIAEKGRLVLDGKLEHSFMIAEDREFDLTQTKAESDQVQMQSGGGLDQNLFNQLKELRKKVAKKHGIPPYTVFMDPSLEDMTVQYPITVEEITKIYGVGEGKAKKYGKEFADFISKYVEDNNIERTQDMVLKQVANKSSHKVFIIQSTDKKIDLEDIARAKNLSMDELLKEMERIVYQGTKLNIDYYIEDNFDEDIVDGFMEFMNESESDSMKVLLDEFGDELSDEEVRMLRIKFISDVAN; encoded by the coding sequence ATGAGCGCAAAAAAAGCCAATTTATCAGGCGAATTGAAAAAATATTTCGGGTTTTCTACTTTTAAGGGACAGCAGGAGCAGATTATAGAAAACCTTTTGAATGGGAAGGATATATTTGTTCTGATGCCTACAGGAGGAGGAAAATCCTTATGTTATCAGCTTCCGGCTCTTATTTCGGAAGGTACGGCAATTGTGGTTTCTCCGCTTATAGCGTTGATGAAAAACCAGGTAGATGCCGTGAACGGGCTTTCATCTGACGATGGAGTAGCACACGTTTTAAATTCATCATTAAACAAAACGCAGACCAAACAGGTTTTCGACGATATTAAAAGTGGTAAAACCAAACTTTTATATGTTGCCCCGGAATCATTAATTAAGGAAGACTATCTGGATTTTCTGAAAGATGTGAAAATTTCCTTCTTTGCCATTGATGAAGCACACTGTATTTCAGAGTGGGGACACGATTTCAGACCGGAATACCGAAATCTGAAATCCATCATCGATAAAATTGCCGATGTTCCGGTAATTGCACTAACTGCAACGGCTACACCAAAAGTTCAGGATGATATCCAGAAAACGTTGGGAATGACGAATGCTCTGGTTTTTAAAGAAAGCTTCAACAGACCGAATCTCTACTATGAAGTACAGCCTAAGGTAAATGTAGACAAGGAAATCGTAAAGTTCATCAGTCAGAATAAAGGAAAATCCGGAATTGTTTACTGTCTGAGCCGAAGAAAAGTTGAAGAATTTGCACAGCTTCTGCAGGTAAATGGTGTAAATGCACTGCCTTATCATGCAGGTCTCGACCAGAAAATAAGGGTAGCCAATCAGGATAAATTTCTGATGGAGGAAGTGGATGTAATTGTTGCAACTATTGCCTTCGGAATGGGAATCGATAAGCCGGATGTACGTTTTGTAATTCATTACGATTTTCCGAAATCTCTGGAAAGTTATTATCAGGAAACCGGTCGTGCAGGTCGTGACGGAGGAGAAGGTCATTGTCTCGCGTTCTACGATCCGAAAGATATTGAAAAACTGGAAAAATTCCTTGCACAGAAGCCTGTTTCAGAAAGAGAAATCGGATTACAGCTTCTCAATGAAGTGGTAGGCTACGCCGAAACTTCGATGAGCAGAAGACAGTATATTCTGTATTATTTTGGGGAAAATTTTGATCCGATCAATGGTGACGGAGCAAAAATGTGCGACAATTCATCGAATCCGCCCAAATTAAAAGATGCAACAGACGATCTGAGAAAAGTTCTGGAGCTGATTAACGATACCGGAGAAAAATTCAAAGCAAAAGATCTGATCTCGGTCATCGCAGGAAAAGAAACTGCGGTTACTAAGTCTTATAAACTGGAGCAGACTTCTTATTTCGGTTTTGGAAAAGAAGAAAAAGATAACCACTGGAAAACGATTTTAAGACAGGCAACGGTTCAGAATTTTTTACAGAAAGATATTGAAACCTACGGCGTTTTAAAAATTGCTGAAAAGGGAAGACTTGTTCTTGATGGCAAACTGGAACATTCTTTTATGATTGCAGAAGACCGTGAGTTTGATTTAACGCAGACAAAAGCAGAAAGTGATCAGGTTCAGATGCAGTCCGGAGGCGGTCTGGATCAGAATTTATTCAATCAGCTTAAAGAGTTAAGAAAAAAAGTTGCCAAAAAACATGGAATTCCGCCTTACACGGTGTTCATGGACCCGAGTTTGGAAGATATGACGGTTCAGTATCCGATTACGGTGGAAGAAATCACCAAAATCTACGGAGTTGGGGAAGGGAAAGCCAAGAAATACGGTAAAGAATTCGCAGATTTCATCAGTAAATATGTAGAAGACAACAATATCGAGCGAACTCAGGATATGGTTCTGAAACAGGTGGCAAACAAATCCAGTCACAAAGTTTTCATTATTCAGAGTACCGATAAAAAGATTGATCTTGAAGACATTGCAAGAGCCAAAAATCTTTCGATGGACGAATTGCTGAAGGAAATGGAACGTATTGTTTATCAGGGAACCAAACTGAATATCGATTATTATATTGAAGATAATTTTGATGAAGATATTGTTGACGGCTTCATGGAATTCATGAATGAATCTGAAAGCGACAGCATGAAAGTTCTGCTTGATGAATTCGGAGATGAGCTTTCGGATGAAGAGGTGAGAATGTTGAGAATAAAATTCATCAGCGATGTTGCCAACTAA